Sequence from the Pelodiscus sinensis isolate JC-2024 chromosome 30, ASM4963464v1, whole genome shotgun sequence genome:
GACTGTTGGTTTGTTGTCATTCCAGTCCGGGCTGTTCTTCCTCCAAGGAACGAGATAAAAAATGTCCACCCGGGTCTTGCCTTCAGCAAGTAGATGGAACGACTCTTCCCAAACAAGGCAGACTATCAATGAATGTCttaaactgccagctgttctatCAGTGATGTTTCTGGGTGTTTTGCCAAGTCTGCAATTGAAGCAAGTTCATGTTGTAGGTTTAATCATTTGATTTTTCCATACATGAGCAGAGAACCTGTACAAATACACAAGCTGAGTGAGTGGGTTCACatacctctctctccctctctctctctctgtccatcCCATTTTGTCAAATCCACCTCACCAGGCACCTATCGGTCGATCTGTTGGTCTCTGAATCGCTCATTCTGAATTCAAACAATTTACCGAGCATTGGCCAGATTATGAGCTTCTCATCAGGGTGGTTGCATGTGTTCACACCAGGTGAAGTTCTGGTCCCATAATTTCATGGTGCCCACCAGAGTGATAGATGACCCCCAAATGTGGCTACCACCATGCCATGACTCTAGTCATTGTTTGTGGTGTTCTGTCAGTTTTCGtgttttctccttctccctcctcttttccttcctgccctctgttCTCCAACTCTCATTGTCCATGGAATGTGACTGGAAACATGATTTCTTATGGTGGGTCTTGTATTTGGATTGGAATAGACTCCTCTCAGTAGGTCTCATCTCTTCCAATAAGAGAGTCCATGCATTGTATCCCGCCACAGAGGAGCAGAATTTACCTCAACCCCTTCTCCACGGAACGTTCGCTCCTTTAATTCCTTCCATGTTCTCCTGTATCTAAACAGGGAGTCCAACTGCTTTGGAGAGCTCTGGAAATATCACTCACCTGCCCGCGAAAAGAATCTACAAGTGTCatggctgaagttgcgtagcttaattctacttttgcagtgtagacgtgcccttattgTACACTGAGGgaaaccaaaacattttggaTGGGGGGAtgagagaggcaggaatgggtTTAGTTATTCACTAGTGCTTATGGGAGAATAACGTTTAATATTACACAGAAGGCCAAAATACATTCTTGTTTTCATCCTTCTGCAGGCTTCCCATTCCTCAAAGAGCTTCGAAAAGGTGGCTGGTTTTAGTTACAAGCGTCCCAAGAATAAGGAAACCAGGATGAATGGTTTGATTCACATCCATAGGTTTGGCAGATGTCAGATTCATCTCCAGTGTCTCTGTCTTTCTCCCACTTGCAGATGGCCTATTCTGAAAGCGACCCTGGCGAGAACCGAACCATCTCCAATGAGTTCATCCTGGTGGGGCTTTCCTACCTTAATGAGCTTCAGATCTTTCTGTTTCTGCTACATCTGGTTCTCTACCTACTTGCCCTGATGGGGAACCTGCTCGTTATCCTCCTGATAAAACACAACCCGTCCCTCCACAtccccatgtatttcttcctacTGAACCTGTCCTTCTTGGGAATCTGCTTCACCAACAGTATTTTCCCACAGCTGCTAGCTCACTTCCTGGTGGAGGAAAAGACCATCTCCTTTATGGGCTTTATGGCCCAGTTGTACATCTTCACAACCATGGGCCTCACAAAATGCTGCCTCCTCGCAGCCATGGCCTACAACCGCTACGTAGCCATCTGCCACCCCTTGTACTACATGGCCATCATGAGTGGCCAGGCATGTGCGCAGCTCATGGGAGCTTCATGGTTCATCGGCATCTCAGTGGAAGTAGCTCAGACCAtgtggctcttcagcctgccccTCTGCGGCTCaaaccacatccaccacttctgcGACATCTCACCATTGTTGACGATAGCCTGCACCGACACATCCAAAAACGAGATCATGTCTTCGCTGGGTTGGTTGTGTTCATATTGGGCCCTTTTCTATCGATAATCCTGTCTTACATCCTCATTATCTCCACCATCCTCAAgctgctgtcggcagaggggaggcgtaaagccttctccacctgctcctcccacctcatggtGGTGACTTTGTTCCATGGACTGGCTCTTATCACCTAACTCGGGTTCAAGTAGAGCTCCAGCCCAGAGATGGATCAAATAATTGCCCTAATGATCGCAATTGTTATTCCACTGTCTAACCCCATAACATAGTCTCTGAAGAACAAAGAGGTGAAGGGAGCCATGAGAAAAACAATGTCAAAGAGCATCTCTGCTCACAACCAGAGATGTtggagaaggaaaagttattgagaacATGGGGACTGAGGGAAAGTCATAAACATTTTGTCGAATATCTCTCAATGTCCCGCACTTTGGCAATAGAAATTTCACCGTTCAATGAGTTTCACCTACAGAGACCTGGTGGGAAAATGGAATGAGGTTCTTTGGCTGCCAAATGAACCCATATTTTAAATATCTGTTCTGTGCGAAAACACGATAAAAACTTCTGACCAGATTTAAACGTCATTGCTCAATCAAATGGGGGAGCACTTAGCCAAAGTCATGTCCCAATTCTACGGCTTTGGAATTTGATATatcaaagtaaaataaataactgGAAATAGGAGACATTTGGTAAGACGTTCACCTCAGTTTATTCAAATACAAACCTGTTTACCAGAATTCAAAACCAAGAAGATTTGAACCTGCTTCTTCTTTTCCTGCTCTGGGTGTCTTTGGGTTGCACCCATTTCCCCAAGACTCTTCAGTATAATTGGCTGATTTATTTAAGATGATGATATGGGCAAGATTTGTAACATGGCATGTGGCTGGTTTAGTTTAGCCCTGCCCCATTGCTCACCGCCCCTTAGTGCCAGGCCGGGTCATTGGGATCCACCCGCACAAGACCGTCCTATTGCGCCCTCCCGGCccatcccctcagcgccccctagtgccaggctgGGGCATTGGGATCCACCCACCTGAGACCGTCCTACAGAACCCTTCTGGCCCAGCTTTGTCAGTCAGTGACCCTATGGTGGGGCATTGCCAATAGCATTGGTCAAGTCACATCATGGCTCTGAGCTAAAAGGGGACACAGTCAGAGACACAGGGACTTAAAGCCATGATCCCTGGGGGTTGTTCTTGCTTCTGCCCCTGACTCTGTGTATTTTGttgccttgggcaaatcattccTCCTCCTAGAAGAAAAGAATGCCATTCAGTTGAGCATTCGGTAAATCCCTTCACGATTTTCATCCAGGAAACACACATGAGAATTGTGCTGGTGGAACAACTCCCTGTGACATGACAGACCGTGGGGAGTTGTGCTTTGTTGCTGTTTCAGGCCATGTGCTTCCTCCTCCGAGGAAAATTACGAGACCTGTCCTGTGGGGACTAGGTCCCAGAAGGTCTTGAATGCAATAAAAGCCCCTTTGTTGCCTTCAGCACATCCAGCGCCTGCAGCGAGGAGATGGAGCCGCTCTTCTCAAACAAGGTAGGCCACGGATCAGTAACGAAACCCCCCAGCCATTCGCCAAGAGACACCGATTGGCATTGGGCCCCCCTTCTCGAAAGGGAGTCAGGTTCTGTCATTGGTTTCCTTATCTGAATTTCCCATACATGAACAGAAAACCTTAGTGTGTGTCTGAAGTCATGGGCTGTGTGTGTTCatatctgtctgtctctgtctatcTATCTGTGTCTctgtctatccccatacaccccctctgtctgtctgtctgtctgtctgtctgtctgtctatccccattcaccctctctctctctctctctctctgactgtACATCTGTCTGATCTATCTGTCCATTAGTATATCTATTGATTTCTTGGTCTCTGAAACTCTCATTCTCCATTCAAATCATGTAATAATCATGGGTCAGCTCGAGGTCTTGAATTTGGGGTTGTATGCTAATTTACTCTTGGGGAAGTTTAGTTCCCATAAttctatgcccccccccccagcatgatAGAGGAGCCATAAACCGGTGCTTATCACATAAGATGTTTCTTTTTTGTAGTTGTGCTGGTAGTGGTGGTGTTTcttgcttctcccttctctcATCTGTACTtacctgccccccaccacccctGCCTCCTCAACCCTGCTCCTCATCTGTTGAATCAGTGTGGCAATGGCTGTTTCTTGAGGTGGGTCCTGTATTTGGACCTGAATACAGTCGGCTGGGTGCGCTCAGCCTGATCTTTTCTAATAGAGGTGTCCCCACCTACAATCTATCCAGGCACATTCTCTGCCCCAACAGGTAAATGTCATCTCTTTTACCTGAGTTTACCTCAGCTCTACATGGATTGAGTTTAACTTTCTATCCCATGCTTCTGTTTATACATAGAGTAACCTGAAGCTTTGAAGAGCTCTGAAAATATCCCCAGGCTGCCCTCAGCAAGAGTCAAGACAGTCCTCACTTCCTAATGGTGAGTAAATTTCTCCATTTATTCAGAGCTGGTCGAAATGTCAGCCAATGGATGAAGAAATAAACCAAAATCcattcagaaaaatgtgaatattttCCATGAGAGAACATGGATGCTGACGGCAGCTTTCACTCTCCCAGTCGATTTTATATTGACGCTACTGAATCGAAATGAGGATTGTTCCCTGTTTCCACCTAGTCATCTCtaacctgattctggcctgcatatttatacctgcctctggaaatttccactacatgcatctgacgaagtgggtctttgcccacgaaagcttatgctccaacacttcagttagtctctaagggtacgtctagactacaggcttacatcaacataagttttgtcaacagaatctgtcgacaaagcttctgttgacaaagagcgtctacactacattcagttctgttgacaaagcaagctgctttgtcgacataacagtgtggacgcaaaggacagtttagatgcaataatgaggtttaccagcgtcgacaaaactactgagttctgtcgacgttatgtcgacagaactcagtggtagtgtagacgcaggtttagttttgttgacaaaagtccacttttgtcgacaaaaccctgtagtctagacacacgctacggtgccacagaactcctcgctgcttttgcagattcagactaacacggctacccctctgatacataattCCCTTTTGTTTTACAGTGTTCTATGCACCACCCATAGCATGGTGCATCACCAGAGTTTTCTTTGACTGTTTTATTTAGTTTTCTTGCATTGATTGCATTggaatgtgtgtgtgagattgtgttgtgtgtgttgtgtgtgtcaTTTAGAGGAGAAATGTCCTTTGGTTCTGACAGGGTTTCAGATAGCAGGCGATCTCAGGTTCCATGTCTGGAAATGCTGGCTTAATACGTATTTTCTCTCTGTCGGTCCCATGTTCCCATTCAGTAGCTCACTATTATTTGACACTTTCCATTGGGAGCCCCACTCTGAAGGAGCTAAAGGTGTCAAAATACAATATTGGTTGTTTCTGAGTTTTTGTTTTCACTCTGTCACTTCACTGTCATGCCCGTTATCATGAAATTTTCCCTTGGCAAATGACCTTGAAGTAAAACCTCTGTGGAAAATGTCTCTTGTGTTGTAAGATCTTCCTTGCTGTAAAATTCTCTATATCAAAGTCAGAGGAGAAATACCTGGAAACAGTGTAAACCAGGAGAAGTTTGTCTATACCTATTAAGGTGTTAAGATTTATATCAGCTAAAGAACTAGCCCTATGTCTACTTTTTCGTATCTTGAGAGATACCAGTGCTATGATAGAGGGATGACTTGAAAGGTTCGGTAACATTTAGGGGACGACGAACATGTAATGATGCACAAAATGCCTCAAATCCCTCATTGTTGTCAACATTCATGATTCTTCTCATTCTTCAAGGGCTTCAGACATATTGGGCTCAGAAGGATGCGGTTACTTATATGAGTTGTTGCTACCATGGGAAAACTTGCCTTAGTGCTGTGTAACATTCAAATGAAGGTAGAATTTGCCCTTCTTTGAGAAATCGTATTTTGTGAATGTGGCTATAGATTatcagaaggaaggaaggaaggaaggattgaTTGAAGGTGtgtgaagaaaggaaggaaggaacctTCAAGAATTTTCAAATAGATAGAAGGAGAATGTGTTTGAAAAGGAAGACTACTGTCCTTGATATGGGAAACTGGTAGAcctctaggctgcatctagactggcatgattttgcggaaatactattaacggaaaagttttctgttaaaagtatttccgcaaaagcgcgtctagattggcacagatgcttttgtgcaaaaagtgcttttgctcaaaagcatccgtggccagtttagacgcgattttgtgcaagaaagccccaatcaccattttagccatcggggcttttttgcacaaaacagttcttctctgtctacactggccctcttgtgcaagtgttcttgtgcaaaagagctttttcctgagtgggagcatgaaagtatttgcgtaagaagcactgattttgtacattacaaggtcactgctcttgcgcaaattcaagcggccagtgtagactgctgggaagcttttgcacaaaatcttgccagtctagattcaCCCCCTATGTTGCTATAAGCTGATGTGACAcctttaggcctggtctacactaaaggagaaagtTAATTTCAGatcctagaatcacagaacactagaactggaagggaccttgtgagttcattgagtccagtcccctgccctcacagcaggaccaagcaactccagatacattaattacataggTGGAGTCAAAATATTTTACATGATGCTTTGGCACCATTCACACAGCGGGAGGTCTAGGGGAGCACATGATCCCATCATTTCTCTTtgtccttgtgaggagcaggcgTACCAGTGCCAATGCGAGTGCCCTCTcaattcgaattagcgtgtcttccctaggcctgctaatttgaacccagGAAGATCGACTGTGGTGGCATTAATCTCCGTAGTGTGGACAAGACCTTAGCATCAGTTCATTAGATCCCCATCTGTAATAAATCAATGGTAGTTCATCTCTTCAGCGGATCGACTTGGCCAAAGTTCATGGACATCTAGCAACACCAGTGTGCACTTGATGTTGATTGGGTGCTGGTACCTATTTCTATACAGAATTGTCAGCAGGTTTTTGTCAGACGCGTGGGAACAGAGAGGAAACCAGTGTGCATTGATTGGTTCACATGCTCATGTTCCATATTACTTAGATTCAACTCCATCGTCTCTTTCTTTGTCACCCCTACAGACGACCAGCTCTAAGAGCGACCCTGGCGAGAACCAGACCATCTCCGATGGGTTCATCCTGGTGGGGTTTTCTTACCTTCATGAGCTGCAAATCCTTCTGTTTCTGGTGCTTCTGGTCCTCTACTTGGTCATCCTGATGGGGAACCTGCTTGTTATCCTCCTGATAAAGCTCAactcctccctccacacccccatgtatttcttcctggtcAACCTGTCCTTCTTGGGAATCTGCTTCACCACCAGTATTTTCCCACAGCTGCTGGTTCACCTCCTGGTGGAGGACAAGACCATCTCCCTTGCTGGCTGCGCAGCCCAGATGTATGTCATGACCATCATGGGCCTCACAGAATGCTGCCTCCTCGcagccatggcctacgaccgctacgtAGCCATCTGCCACCCCTTACACTACACGACCATCATGAGTGGCCGGGCATGTGCGCAGCTCATGGGAGCTTCATGGTTCATCGGCATCTCGGTGGAAGTAGCTCAGACCACATGGATCTTCAGCCTGCCCTTCTGTGGCTCCAATCGCATCCACCACTTCTTCTGCGACATCCCACCAGTGTTGAAGATGGCCTGTGCCGACACATCCAAAAATGAGATCATGGTTTTGACTGTGACAGTTGTGTTCATATTGGGTCCTTTTCTATTGATAATCCTGTCCTACATCCTCATTATCTCCACCATAATCAAGTTGCCGTCGGCAGAGGGGAGgcgtaaagccttctccacctgctcctcccacctcatggtGGTGACGTTGTTCTATGGAGTGGCCCTTATCACCTACCTGGGACTCAGGTCGAGTTCCAATCCAGACAGTGATCAAGTGATTGTCCTAATTAACATAACTGTGGCACCTCTGTCAAATCCCATAATATATACTCTGAGGAACAAAGAGGTAAAGGGAGCCTTTAGGAAAACAGTAGAGAAGATCATCTTTTCCCACAGCTGGAGGAAGAATGAAAACTAGAGTTagataaatgggggggggggaatgtgaggGAAATTCATAAACATTTTATTGATTTAATCTCAATGACTCTTTAACCTGCTGGAAATCGGTTGGGAAAATGGAAACGAGAATCTTCTGGTTGCAAAATAACCCAAATATGAAATATCTTTTGACCAGACTCAAGTCTGTTTAGCGTCCTGTTTCCATAGCTTCCAAATTTGTATTTTGAAAGCCAAAACAGAGCTCAGAACGAGAAACATCACATGAATCGTTCACCTTGGTTTGTGGAAATTTAACAGATTTTATCAATATCCCTAAACTTGAAAAATGCCAACTCTCCAGAAAAGTCCATTTGGGTGTTTCCTTCTTCTCATCTGGCTGTCCAGGGCAGCATTTTAGGTTTTGGGTTGATTGGTTTCGGGGTTTTTTTACTGTCTCTTCATTGCTGTATGCAAGTGTTTTCTCTGGTTAATTGTTAGTAACATTCCGCATAGGAATGGCTTCCTATATAAGACTTGGACAGACCATTCAATGCTTCGCTTCATCAGGtcacatgccaggtctgggaaaTGGTTCTTGGCTTCCATGGCATTTTGCACAGGTGTGGAGGGTTATGCTGAACAATTTGGGCCGGcccggccccaggcacatggcacaTGTGCTGTGCCGgtcccaggcacgtggcgcatgggtggcccctgtcCTGGGTttgcggcacatgccggtgccagccctgggcgtgcggtgcatgttcggccccaccccagggtgcGTGGCCTGTGCATGGCCCCCCCTGGGCGCCCAGCCCATAAGCGGTCCCACCCTCatgcgcccggcagccccaaaaggttggggaccactgtgctagcaGATCAGGGTGCGTTGTGTAgatttcctctggggcacttggcattggccacagtcaaaAGCCAGGACACAGggatagatggatctttggtctgactcaatatggctgttcttttgttcttagtCATTGATTAAAAGGCTGTAAGGGACCAGTTTAATAATCCAGCGTAACACAGGGCAGAAAATTTCACCTGGGGACTCCTGAGGCAGAGAAGTGCGGTGCGTATTTTAGATGACACCTGTAAAATAAATGTTGTGTTAAAGATTCATATAGCAACAATATGATCCATCCATGTATGATAACACTGCACCCAATGCATTCGTGTATGGTACATATCGGTATGACTAGATGATGATAAAACACATTTCTATATTCTGGTCATGACAAATACGACTCTATTTGCTTGTCTACCTATCTTCCTTCCTCTATATAATAAATGACCTTGGTCTCTAGGTCAGCATTTTCCTGATGATATGCCCTCTTTCCCTGAATAACCCTATAGTCTCTCTCACTCTTAGagtgtgtctgtgagtctgtgagTCCATTGGTACAAGAAatcctcttaaacagtaagagctggagccaccacatgtggaaggcatcttcctcttaccctaacttaaaccaaggctggggtttggctgcagcaggacaatgggaagtgcctggaatgggatgggTTTCCAGAACATGGCCAGGGTGGGGCCGGGAGAGGAAGCGCCATACTACAGATGCACCactgaggggcagaggaggcagggagCAGTGACCCTGTAGAGCGCCCCCTGGGGGCAGGTGACGCATGAAAACGGTGGCCACCTGCAGATGGGGCTCTTCACCCTGCTGCCCACCGGACCAGGAAAGTACCCCCATTCCTCAACCTCTCCTCCCCGGGCCTCAGCCACACACCAGATAGGGgaacccctgctgccacctgccccctgcactgatCCCAATGGAATTCTCCTGCCCCATAGCTGGGCCAGGGAAATCAACCCACTGCCTCCCCAACACCACTCacaagtgcaggagtcagggcagggagctgagaggTGTGGGggtactcagggcagggggttggatgtgtgtggggggggctcatGACAGGGAGTGGGtcgtgtaggagtcagggcaggaggttgggtccTGGGGGTAGGGGCTCTGGCAGCACAGTtgggtgtagtggttagagccggtGGAGCTGGGAGTCAGAGCTCTTGGGGTCTCATTGTGGCTCTGAGACAAGAGTGGGGCCCGAAGTTGGAGTCTCAGGGAGCTCTGAGCCCTGCTAGACAAACACAGGGCCCCACTCCTGACCCTTCCCAGTGAGTCCCACCGCAAGGTCCAGATGGAGAACACACAGTGGTGGTGGTGTTGGTCAAACCGTCCTGTGACACGATGGGCCCTGGTGACTGTTGTTTTGATGCAGTTTCGCTGGTCTTCCTCTGAGGAACATGCCGAGAAGTTTCCTGCAGGGACTTGATCCCAGAAGCCTGCGAAGGAAATAAAAACCCGTCCGATTCCTCCTGCCGTCCAGCGCCGGCAGCGAGCAGATAGAATTGCTCGCCTGCAGCAAGGTAGGTTACACATCCAGGCCTTACGCCCTCAGTCAGTCTCTCCTGAACTGAGGCCCATCGACGCTCTGCCCCCGTCCACTCAGAGAGCAACTCCTGTCAGTGGGTTCTGCGTTAGAATTTTCCATGTGTGCATAGAGAACctcagtgtgtgagtgtgtgtgtgtgtgtgtgtgtgtgagtgagtgcgtggctatctatctatctatctatctatctatctatctatctatctatctatctatccccatacaccccctctatctatccatcccaaaacaccccctctatctatctctctctccccatacaccccatcttATCTATctagccccacccccatctatctatctagctatctcaatacaccccctctatctgtctgtctgtctgtgtaaaGCAACTTGGCAGTCCATCTATTAGTATATCTATtgtccaaggctacatctagactgcaagcctctttcgaaagaggcttcttcgaaagatactgtcgaaaaagtttctttcggaaaagagcatctagacaacaatcagtactttcgaaaaagcaagctgctttttcgaaagagatcccctaggcagtctggatgctctttcgaaaaagcacagtttgcattacatagcgccttttttcgaaagagcacttttgaaaaaaggtgttattcctcgtgaaatgaggagtaccactgtcgaaagaaaagttgcgttctttcgatttacttttgaaagaacgcggctgtagtctagacacaggggaagtgtagaccctgcagtctagacacagccctagtggatTGGGGATTTATCTTTCTGAATTCAGCTAATGACACAGTCCTGGGGCAGGTCATGAATTGGACTTGAGGGGTGCGATGCTCATTTACACCGGGTGAAGTGCTGGTCCCGTTTCCACTGTGCCCACCAGAGTGTCGGAGGAGCACCCGACAGACTCCTCGCCGTGCCATGGGTCTGTTTGGTATGTTCCTTGGGGCCGGGCTATTCTCGGTagcttccccctctctcttctttATTGCCCTCTGATCCCCCATCCTCATCCTTTGCAGCTGAGTAGAAATGATGGGGTGTTTTTAGTTGATCCAAACCCAGTTGTTTGGGAGGTCCAGGGTCTGTTCACTTCTAATGAGACAGTCCTGGATCCTGCCACAGCCCATGTCCTGTACCTGATGCCTAAGAGGGACAGTGAGGCCTCCTTCAGCTCAATGTATCTcagccctctctctttccctgattCCAGAGGGGAGCCGTGTTAGCCTGTTTCACCACAAACAAAGAGGAGTCCAGTTGCATTTTAAACActagggctaagtctacactggcatgattttccgaaaatgcttttaacggaaaagttttcctttaaaagcattttcagaaaagcgcgtctagattggcaggatgctt
This genomic interval carries:
- the LOC102463938 gene encoding olfactory receptor 10A4-like → MAYSESDPGENRTISNEFILVGLSYLNELQIFLFLLHLVLYLLALMGNLLVILLIKHNPSLHIPMYFFLLNLSFLGICFTNSIFPQLLAHFLVEEKTISFMGFMAQLYIFTTMGLTKCCLLAAMAYNRYVAICHPLYYMAIMSGQACAQLMGASWFIGISVEVAQTMWLFSLPLCGSNHIHHFCDISPLLTIACTDTSKNEIMSSLDSTPSSLSLSPLQTTSSKSDPGENQTISDGFILVGFSYLHELQILLFLVLLVLYLVILMGNLLVILLIKLNSSLHTPMYFFLVNLSFLGICFTTSIFPQLLVHLLVEDKTISLAGCAAQMYVMTIMGLTECCLLAAMAYDRYVAICHPLHYTTIMSGRACAQLMGASWFIGISVEVAQTTWIFSLPFCGSNRIHHFFCDIPPVLKMACADTSKNEIMVLTVTVVFILGPFLLIILSYILIISTIIKLPSAEGRRKAFSTCSSHLMVVTLFYGVALITYLGLRSSSNPDSDQVIVLINITVAPLSNPIIYTLRNKEVKGAFRKTVEKIIFSHSWRKNEN